CAGCCCAGATCATAAGATAAGGACATACCGTAGCCGTCACCATTTTGGCCTTGTACATCACGGCCATTGTCGGTTTCAGTACCGCTGCCATTTTTGCCCTGATATTGCAGAGCAAAGTTCAGGCCATCCACCAGACCAAAGAAGTTGGTATTACGGTAAGTCGCCATGCCGTTACCACGCTGAGACAGGAAGTTGTCCGCACCGTAAGTATCGCCACCGAACTCTGGCAGTACGTCAGTCCAAGAAGTTACGTCGTACAGCACACCGTAGTTACGACCGTAATCGAAAGAACCGTAATCAGCAAATTTTAAACCAGCGAAACCAATACGGGTAAAGTTACCTTGATCCTGGTCTTCTGCTTTATTTAAATTTGCCTGATATTCCCACTGGCCGTAACCGGTCAGTTGATCACTGATTTGTGTTTCGCCTTTCAGGCCAAAACGCATGTAAGACTGGTCACCGTCTTTACTCTTGTCGTCAGAAAAATAATGTAAACCATCGACTTTGCCGTACAAGTCCAGTTTGTTGCCGTCTTTGTTGTAAATTTCAGCCGCGCCTGCACTACCGGCAACTAATAAAGCGGGAACCAGCAGGGAAAGAACTCGAAGTTTCATCGTTATTATCCTCTAATTATTAGATCTAACTATGCCACTGCTCTTGCGAGCATATAATCCCAATG
The sequence above is drawn from the Yersinia enterocolitica subsp. enterocolitica genome and encodes:
- a CDS encoding porin OmpC yields the protein MKLRVLSLLVPALLVAGSAGAAEIYNKDGNKLDLYGKVDGLHYFSDDKSKDGDQSYMRFGLKGETQISDQLTGYGQWEYQANLNKAEDQDQGNFTRIGFAGLKFADYGSFDYGRNYGVLYDVTSWTDVLPEFGGDTYGADNFLSQRGNGMATYRNTNFFGLVDGLNFALQYQGKNGSGTETDNGRDVQGQNGDGYGMSLSYDLGWGVSASAAMASSKRTDEQNNLAFGHGDRADAYSGGLKYDANNVYLAATYAQTYNLTRFGNFKNNTDSGFANKAQNIELVAQYQFDFGLRPSVAYLQSKGKDLGNGYSDQDLVKYVDVGATYYFNKNMSTYVDYKINLLDENEFTKNAGINTDDIVAVGLVYQF